The Halichoerus grypus chromosome 9, mHalGry1.hap1.1, whole genome shotgun sequence genome has a window encoding:
- the RWDD2A gene encoding RWD domain-containing protein 2A isoform X2, which translates to MSSSMKECLQLQLLEMEMLFSMFPNQGEVKLEDVNVLTNIKRYLEGTREALPPKIEFVITLQIEEPKVKIDLQVTMPHSYPYAALQLFGRSSELDRQQQLLLNKGLTSYIGTFDPGELCVCAAIQWLQDNSASYFLNRKLVYEPSTQAKPVKNTFLRMWIYSHHIYQQDLRKKILDVGKRLDVTGFCMTGKPGIICVEGFKEHCEEFWHTIRYPNWKHISCKHAESVETEGNGEDLRLFHSFEELLLEAHGDYGLRNDYHMNLGQFLEFLKKHKSEHVFQILFGIESKSSDS; encoded by the exons ATGTCTTCTTCAATGAAAGAATGCCTGCAGCTTCAGCTGCTAGAGATGGAAATGCTGTTTTCTATGTTTCCTAACCAAGGAGAAGTAAAACTTGAAGATGTAAATGTCCTGACGAATATAAAGCGATATTTGGAAGGCACAAGGGAGGCGCTGCCGCCAAAAATCGAATTTGTGATTACCCTCCAGATTGAGGAGCCCAAG gtGAAAATTGATTTGCAAGTAACCATGCCTCACAGCTACCCCTATGCAGCATTGCAGCTATTTGGACGGTCGTCTGAGCTTGACAGACAACAGCAGCTACTTCTCAACAAAGGTCTCACTTCTTATATAGGGACTTTTGATCCAGGTGAGCTCTGTGTATGTGCGGCAATCCAGTGGTTGCAGGACAATAGTGCCTCCTATTTCCTGAACAGAAAGCTTGTTTACGAACCATCTACACAAGCAAAGCCAGTCAAGAACACATTCCTCCGAATGTGGATCTACAGTCACCACATATATCAGCAGGACCtaagaaaaaagattttggaTGTTGGGAAAAGGTTAGATGTGACTGGATTTTGCATGACAGGAAAGCCGGGTATAATCTGTGTGGAGGGCTTCAAAGAGCACTGTGAGGAATTCTGGCACACAATTAGGTATCCCAACTGGAAACACATTTCCTGTAAGCATGCTGAAAGTGTCGAAACCGAAGGAAATGGAGAGGATCTGcgccttttccattcttttgaagAATTACTCCTTGAGGCCCATGGTGACTATGGATTAAGGAATGACTATCACATGAATCTGGGCCAATTCTTAGAATTTctgaaaaaacacaaaagtgAGCATGTGTTCCAGATACTATTTGGTATTGAAAGTAAAAGTTCAGACTCCTAG
- the RWDD2A gene encoding RWD domain-containing protein 2A isoform X1: MTGKVFLAGGFRGNMSSSMKECLQLQLLEMEMLFSMFPNQGEVKLEDVNVLTNIKRYLEGTREALPPKIEFVITLQIEEPKVKIDLQVTMPHSYPYAALQLFGRSSELDRQQQLLLNKGLTSYIGTFDPGELCVCAAIQWLQDNSASYFLNRKLVYEPSTQAKPVKNTFLRMWIYSHHIYQQDLRKKILDVGKRLDVTGFCMTGKPGIICVEGFKEHCEEFWHTIRYPNWKHISCKHAESVETEGNGEDLRLFHSFEELLLEAHGDYGLRNDYHMNLGQFLEFLKKHKSEHVFQILFGIESKSSDS, encoded by the exons ATGACCGGGAAGG TTTTCCTGGCAGGTGGATTTCGAGGCAACATGTCTTCTTCAATGAAAGAATGCCTGCAGCTTCAGCTGCTAGAGATGGAAATGCTGTTTTCTATGTTTCCTAACCAAGGAGAAGTAAAACTTGAAGATGTAAATGTCCTGACGAATATAAAGCGATATTTGGAAGGCACAAGGGAGGCGCTGCCGCCAAAAATCGAATTTGTGATTACCCTCCAGATTGAGGAGCCCAAG gtGAAAATTGATTTGCAAGTAACCATGCCTCACAGCTACCCCTATGCAGCATTGCAGCTATTTGGACGGTCGTCTGAGCTTGACAGACAACAGCAGCTACTTCTCAACAAAGGTCTCACTTCTTATATAGGGACTTTTGATCCAGGTGAGCTCTGTGTATGTGCGGCAATCCAGTGGTTGCAGGACAATAGTGCCTCCTATTTCCTGAACAGAAAGCTTGTTTACGAACCATCTACACAAGCAAAGCCAGTCAAGAACACATTCCTCCGAATGTGGATCTACAGTCACCACATATATCAGCAGGACCtaagaaaaaagattttggaTGTTGGGAAAAGGTTAGATGTGACTGGATTTTGCATGACAGGAAAGCCGGGTATAATCTGTGTGGAGGGCTTCAAAGAGCACTGTGAGGAATTCTGGCACACAATTAGGTATCCCAACTGGAAACACATTTCCTGTAAGCATGCTGAAAGTGTCGAAACCGAAGGAAATGGAGAGGATCTGcgccttttccattcttttgaagAATTACTCCTTGAGGCCCATGGTGACTATGGATTAAGGAATGACTATCACATGAATCTGGGCCAATTCTTAGAATTTctgaaaaaacacaaaagtgAGCATGTGTTCCAGATACTATTTGGTATTGAAAGTAAAAGTTCAGACTCCTAG